The sequence below is a genomic window from Bradyrhizobium septentrionale.
TCGCGTGAAGATCCTGACTTGGGATGGAAGCGGCCTTGTCCTTTACTACAAAAGAATCGAGGGGCAGTTCACCTGGCCGCCGATCAAGGAAGGCGTCATGTCGCTATCTCATGCTCAGCTCTCGGTGCTGCTCGATGGCTCGGACTGGAAGCGTGTGCCGATGCGAGTTGTGGATCAGCCGATGCGAGCTGGTTGATCATTATCAAGAGTCGTTCGTCACTCATGCGGAGTTGTTGTAGAATCGCTCTGCATGAGTGATTTGCCTTCCGATCCAGCATTGCTCCGACAAGCCGTGATGACGCTATCGTCACGGCTTGCGGCGTTGTCGGAGGAATGCAGCACGCTGGCGACCGAGCGTGATGCAGCGATCGCCCAACGCGACGCTGCGATCCAGGAGAACGACAAGCTCCTGATGATCCTGTCCCAGTACAAGCGCACGATCTTCGGTCCGCGCTCCGAGACACTGGATATCGGACAGCTGTCTCTCTTCACCATCAGGGCACAGGCGGTTCGTGCCGCCGCCAACGACGACGTGACCGGAGGCAGGCTGCCTGACGGAGCGGAGGGCCGTGGAAAGCGACCGGCGCGACGCAACCGGGGGAAGCTTCCGGAGCATTTGCCGCGCATCGATGTCGTGATCGATATCGAGAGCCACATCTGCCCTTGCTGCGGCGAGCAGCTGCACAAGATCGGGGAGACCGTCAAGGAAGCCTTCGACGTCATTCCGATGCAGTACCGGGTCAAGCGCATCATGCGTCCACGGTACGGCTGCCGGGGATGCCGCCAGGGTGTTCTGCAGGCACCCGCGCCGGCCCAGGCGATCGACGGTGGAATGGTGACGGAAGCCTTGCTGGCCCACGTCGCGGTGATGAAATACGGCTACCAGCTGCCGCTGTATCGCCAGGAACAGATGTTTGCCGCCCAAGGCATCACGCTCGACCGGCAAACGCTGGCCTCGTGGATGGGCCGCGTCGCCTGGTGGCTGAAGCCGCTTCACGCGCTGTTGCGCCGCGCAGTGATGTCCTACCCGCGGCTGTTTGCCGACGAGACGCCGCTGCCAGTTCTCGATCCCGGCCGTGGCAGAACCAAAGTCTGCCAGTTCTGGGCGATCGCCACCGACGACCGCCCGTGGGGCGGCCCGGCGCCGCCGGCAGTAGTCTACGTGTTCGCCGAGGATCGCAAGGCAATCCGCGCCAGGCAGCTGTTTGGAGACTACGACGGCATCCTGCAGGTCGACGGCTACGCCGGGTACAAGGGGCTGATTAAAAACGGCGGCCGTCTGGTACAACTGGCGTTCTGCTTCGCGCATGCGCGGCGGAAGTTCTGGGACGTCCACATCGCGACGAAATCGCCGATTGCCGCGGAAGCGCTGCAGCGGATCGCGATGTTCTACGCCATTGAGGATCGCATTCGCGGTTTGCCGGCGACGCAGCGAGCTGCGGTGCGACAATCCGACACCAGACCGCTGATCGAGGACTTCAAGCCCTGGCTCGAGGCGCGACTGCTGGAAGTCTCGAAGAAATCCGGCCTTGGCAAGGCGATCCGCTACACCCTCAACCATTGGGATGGCCTGACGCGATTCATCGATGATGGGCGCATCGAGATCGACAGCAATACGGTCGAACGCAGCATCAAGCCGATCGGGCTGGGAAAGAAAAACTATCTGTTCGCAGGCAGTGAGGGCGGCGCCGAAACCTGGGCCACTCTCGCATCACTCATCAACTCCGCAAAGCTTCACGACATCGACCCACGGCACTATTTTACTGATGTTCTCGAGCGCATCGTCTCCGGACGTACCAAGATCAATCAGCTGAACACGCTGCTGCCGTGGAATTGGAAAGCCGAGCGCGATGGTTCGGAGCCAAAGCTCGCCGCTTGATCAGTTCGACGGCACGGCGTCGGGAACTTCCTGCGCATCGCTGGCGTCGTCGTAGATCTCTTCGCGGATCACGCGCAGCGTTACCTCGTGCAGATACACTTGCAGCGCACCCTCCAGCTCGGTGAACTCGGGCAGCAGGACTCGATCAACGAAGCCCCGTGACGCACGGACCATCACCGTGTTACGTCGCTGTCGGCGATAACGAAACGGCCGCAGCCCATATCGGCGGCAAAGCGCCAGAAACAGGTGCCGAGACCACTGGTCGGGAAGTGAGAATTGCTGTTCGATCGGTGGATCGTGGCGAGCAAGTTCCTCGACCCGGGCCCGCACCCGCTGCAGCGCGGCTTCCGCTGCAAGGCGCTCACCAGCAGTTCCGGCCCCCACGAACAACGCCTCGATCTTCCGAAGCTTCTCGCGCAGCTGCGACTCGCTGGTCATTCTGATCCCCGTTGCCCGCTCCGAACCGGGATCAACCCATCACCGCGCGCCGGCGGCGTCAATCATCCCGACCGCGCTATCCAGAGCATTCCGCGCAAGTCAAGCCCAGGCACCCGTGATCCTCTCGTGACGCTCACGCACATTACCCGGTATCGCAATCATCGGCGCTCAAGTACCTCGAGGACCCGCGCCAGCGCTTCTGGATCGACGTGCGAATCCACTCGGATCCGTCGCCGGTTACCGAGGTCGATCTCGATCAATCCAGTACGCGCGGCCACTACAGACCGCCCTCGGCTATCACCCGCAGGTAAGAGCTTCGGAGTTTCCTCCGCCTCCGTGGCGGCGATCTGCACCGGCGCAAAAGACGGTGCGACCTGCTCGGATGTCCGCGCTTGACGACGCCAGGTGAACACCAGGCTGGCCGCTACTCCGTTGCGACGTGCAACCGCTGTCACCTTTGCGCCCGGCGCCAACGTCTCCTCGACAATCCGTGCCTTGTCATCCTGCGACCAACGCCGCCGACGCTCCAGCCCGCCCAAAACCTCGACCCGCATCGCCCGATGACCTTAAAGCTAGACTTAAGGTCACACGCTTGGCGAATTACAGCGTGTCAGACAAGACGGCGCCCGCCGGATGCGTACATCGATCCGATCCCGATACTTGGTCCACTGCGCCCGCCGACGGGTGACATCGGGACGATCCTGCTCGGCGGCAATCATCGTCTTTTTTTGTAACTGAGCTTCTCGGCGTGGACTAACTCCCACATCGTGCGGTAATCGACCTTCAGGCCACGCTCAGCGAGTTCGGCCACCAGCCCGCGCACGGTAAAATCGTTTCGGCACCGTTGCATCAGCCATTCGCGGTGCGGCCCCGCAATCTTCTTTGGCCGATAGCCCCCGATCTGGTCTGGCTTGACGCTACCGGTCTCGTGGAAGCGCTGTACCCAGTTGATCGCCGTGCTGATGCCCACCCCAAATTGAGCCGCTGCCTGATGCCGCGACAGGCCACCTTTGATGACAGCTCTCACTACCCGCTCACGAAGGTCGTCCGAATAGGCTCGTCCCATCCATGCTGGCCTCCTTCCCAGCCAGCATGTTGAATCAGAAGCCTTCCGATTTGGGAATCCCAAATCGATTCAAGCTAGACCCATCCCGCTCTAGCCCGCTTGCGGCAGGCGCTATATTTGCAATGGAATAGATCCATTGTTGATCACTTGATCTGCGATGGAGATCAGACCCGCATGCTCTGACGGCTTCAGTTATTAAGACACAGCGAGCGGAGACGTTGCAGCTAAGGCTGTTTGATCGGCAAGGCAAGCGCATACCCTTGGGTGACAACACCGTCTCGAAGATCAGTCTCTTAGCAGTGGGGTCAGCGTTTCGTGCAGGTGTATTGCGATTCAGGTCATAACGCATGGCGCAATGCTGATCCCGATGAGGGAGCACGCTTCTCGGGTGAACGGTACCGTCTTTATTTGTTTGCCTGCTCCCTTGAGGATTGGAAGAGCCTAAATTGGCCGCCTATGCGTCAGGTTATGGTCAGCTAACCTGTATATCATCCTCCGCAGAGCTCGTGCGGCACGAGCTCATACAGCGTGCAATTGAGCCGAGAGGAGAGCGAATCTGATGTATGGCAGAATCGTCGGATCGTCCAGCCAGTCTGGAAGCGCCAGCCACGTTGATGAGTCTGGAGATGAGGGAGAGAGCCCGCGATTTGCGGACACAGTTGCAGGCATGGAGCCCGGTGCGTCGTCGTCGGTGACAACGACGCCATACTCTCTGGCTTCCGATCCGCCGATCATAGAGATCGATCGATCTTCCTTCACGGAGGGAGTGAGGAGATTTTTGGGCGGTGACATCAGGCACATCGCCAGTAACCCAGAAGAGTACTCGGATT
It includes:
- the tnpB gene encoding IS66 family insertion sequence element accessory protein TnpB (TnpB, as the term is used for proteins encoded by IS66 family insertion elements, is considered an accessory protein, since TnpC, encoded by a neighboring gene, is a DDE family transposase.), with product MIGLRAGLSIWIATQPVDFRRGMDSLAMLVSEAFGADPFDGGLYVFRSKRRDRVKILTWDGSGLVLYYKRIEGQFTWPPIKEGVMSLSHAQLSVLLDGSDWKRVPMRVVDQPMRAG
- the tnpC gene encoding IS66 family transposase, giving the protein MTLSSRLAALSEECSTLATERDAAIAQRDAAIQENDKLLMILSQYKRTIFGPRSETLDIGQLSLFTIRAQAVRAAANDDVTGGRLPDGAEGRGKRPARRNRGKLPEHLPRIDVVIDIESHICPCCGEQLHKIGETVKEAFDVIPMQYRVKRIMRPRYGCRGCRQGVLQAPAPAQAIDGGMVTEALLAHVAVMKYGYQLPLYRQEQMFAAQGITLDRQTLASWMGRVAWWLKPLHALLRRAVMSYPRLFADETPLPVLDPGRGRTKVCQFWAIATDDRPWGGPAPPAVVYVFAEDRKAIRARQLFGDYDGILQVDGYAGYKGLIKNGGRLVQLAFCFAHARRKFWDVHIATKSPIAAEALQRIAMFYAIEDRIRGLPATQRAAVRQSDTRPLIEDFKPWLEARLLEVSKKSGLGKAIRYTLNHWDGLTRFIDDGRIEIDSNTVERSIKPIGLGKKNYLFAGSEGGAETWATLASLINSAKLHDIDPRHYFTDVLERIVSGRTKINQLNTLLPWNWKAERDGSEPKLAA
- the tnpA gene encoding IS66-like element accessory protein TnpA, giving the protein MRVEVLGGLERRRRWSQDDKARIVEETLAPGAKVTAVARRNGVAASLVFTWRRQARTSEQVAPSFAPVQIAATEAEETPKLLPAGDSRGRSVVAARTGLIEIDLGNRRRIRVDSHVDPEALARVLEVLERR